DNA from Elgaria multicarinata webbii isolate HBS135686 ecotype San Diego chromosome 8, rElgMul1.1.pri, whole genome shotgun sequence:
CCACCTTCTACTGTAATGCAGCCCCAAGAACCTCCCTGAacaaattcagcccttgggctgaaagagcatCCCCCATCCTTACACTAAACAGCTTGAGACCTAACTACTTAGAGGACCATCTTCTTCCACATGAACCTGCCCAAATCTTTTATTCTTCATGAGGTCCTCCTCCATTTGAAGTTTGGCAGATATTGACTGGAGGGCCTTAACTGTTGTATGATGCCTTGGATATGGGAAGTCCTCTCCAGAGAAGCTTGCCTGACACCACCTTTGATTTCTTTTTGACAGCATACAAAAACTGTTATTTGTTCCAACATTCTGGTATGCTTTATAGCAGGTTCCAATGTTATTTGATAGCTTTGCTGGAATTTAGTAGATTTTGCTGTGgcttttgtgattttatttattattcaatattttattgtatttgtttttaaattgtatgctGCCATAAGGGATTGTTTTACTGAAAGTTGGCTTCTAAatgcactaaaacaaacaaagaagatAAACAGGAGCAGGAAGGAGCTGGTGAAGATGTATGCAACTGAAAGCACTGACTTTTCTGGAAGTGTACAGGAAGGTGGCATATGTAAAAGACAAAAGCTTACAACTGGTTGCTTCCAGTAGAGGCAGAGATTAGTGGAATGGAAGCCAAATACATGATAAATTACATGCTGACGTAACTAGTGGTACATTATGCCACTAGTTTTTAAGCATCAAGTTTAAtacagattaatacagattttaaactaGATATCATGCTGAAAACTCAGTGCACAAATTACAGATGGACAGGTACTGGAGCTTTTGTGATAGGAGCCATCAAAATTGGTTTTGGGATGGGAAGGAAACAAAGGATTCATTCTCACCATCCCCAGTGATTGTATTGATAATCACTGGCATAGATCAGTTGTTTGACAGCATTGGAGGTGAAGCGACAAGAGGGGATGCTTCAGGCAGGACACTGCATACATGTTGAAAAGGAAAAATCCCAAATGGTAGTTTACCCTTAGAGTAAAAGCTATGTGAAGAGATAGTAGACCATTTTTCTAATGACATTTGTAAATGAACTTATGAAGGAACACTCCATAATTGTCTTGTGGTTGATTCTgcaagtgaagacatttttaGGCCATGGACAATTTTTTGTAGATTTTTTGGGAGATAGGCATCCATTTCTTCCTGGCTGTTTCAGATATAAGAAGTTCTGCAGCTCTGTCCTCTACAGCTGAGCCAACACTTTCTCCCTGGATGACCAATACAGGGAGGGCATCACTATCCTGCTGAAGGAGGTGTGGGGCAACAGCTAGTAGTAtgagactatgagctccatcaggtgCTTGAATCCAACCAGGCTGAATGGTTGGTTGTCAAACACCAATAAGTCACCAGTGCAGTTGGTAGTCTGTGGTCATGTTGGAAACCACCATCTCGTAGTCCCACACTCTACTACCCCATGTTCTCCAAAATGACCTGACTAAACTGTTCCTTAGAAGGGGAGTTGGCTCCTCATGCTCTGTTTGGcctgctttcccctctccccttaaCACCTGACTTCTCTGACTCTAGCAGGACAGAATAGTGTTGCCTTCTCAAATGCAGGAGCAGACTAGTAGTGGTATAATGCCCAGTGTTCTTCCCTCTGCTTAGTTCTTTCCTGCAGTGAAAGGTATATCTTGCCATCTCAAAGGGATCCAATGCCACTCTTTTATGGCAACCCCGAATCACTGCCTAAATTTTGTGTCCACAGGAATAACTCTGGAGAAGACCCAGCACTCCCTAGCACTCACCACAGAAGCCCTGCTGCCTTTTCCAGGTAGTGCTGTAAAAATATCCTCCTTCTGTGCCATCAGGGAGCATATCAAGGATGTCAGTGTCTGGCAAGATTCCCTCACTTTCTTCTTCCACTGGAGTGGCCACCAGCAGTTCAGTGCTGCTGCTGGCTGCTCCCTCTACAAAAAAGAGCCTTCCTTGCAGTGGGAATGGGTTGGCTCATACTGGCAGCAGCCTTTGAGTTAGGGTAAAGCTTCTGTGTCAGCTCCAATTTGTTCCTGCCTACAGAGACTGGACATTAATGTGtcggggctgggggtgggtgggagagactcAGCTGAGCATGGGCTGTGACAACAGCATCTCTGTTGCTACCTCTGCCTAGGGGCACCATGTGCTGTACCACCAccaactgctttcaaagtgtacAAATGTgttataaacattttaataaacattttatgtttatttattaaacattttatGTTTAATAAAAGTGAGTGCTTGTCTGCATACAAGGTCACAGCAGCAACTtttacacacaacacacacaaattaagagaccaacacaaacacacactacaAAGAATACACTGAGACAGGACAGTAAGGTACAATAATATATAATACTGACACTCTATAACAGTAAAAGAGAGAACACAAAACTTGATTCAAAACCTAACCTGAGGGTAgtatcccatgttagtcctatgtagagcagaCTGAAGTGAATTATGATGTCAgtgatgactaacttaagtctacataggactaacattggatactaccataCAGAACTAAGGCTAGTCttgggagaggggaagaaaagatAGAAAGCAAGTAATAATGCCTCTACAACTAAGTTCTAACCAGACAGGCTAGGGCTCAAACTAAATGGTCGTTAAAGCATACATAGAAGAGCTATACTTTTAGCTTTTTCTACTCTCCTGTAAACATACATGGCCTGATTTAGATTGGAAACATGGCACTCTCGGAGAGGCGGATTTCAGCTTCTCCCACCCACAATTTTtggggggcatgtgtgtgtggaaTTCCATACACAAACACCCGGAGGGGggtattaaaaaagaaagctgtaTTGGTAGCAATGgagagggttcccccccctccattttataaCCCTCCCCCACAGGAAATTTCAGCCAAAAATGGTTGGGGAAGCATAAATCCTctgccagatattttgaactataattcccagcattcttaatTATTGGCTATGCTAACTGGGGGTTATGGGAGCTGAAGTAATTTTCCATCCTCTGTTAACAAATGATTGAAACTGCAGATAAAAACAGGACGGTGAATGTCTTCCTGCTTTCACTCTCTATTTCCTATCCTTTGATTTTCAGATGTGTCATCAGGTAAGGAGAAATCCCCACATATTGTAAGACATGCTACAGATCTatattctggggtgggtggggtgtcaaGGATGTACAAGATTTCACACTGAATTTCCCTAGATTCTACATTGGGCAGTaagaaaaagtaaaagaaaatacaAGATGTTTGTTTTacttaagagcctcgtgtggcgcagaccGGTAAAGcaccagtttctgcagctgaaactctccccacggcctgttcgatcccagcggaagctggtttcaggcagccagctcgggtcgactcagccttccatcctcccgaggttggtaaaatgagtacccagttagctgggggaaaggtaataatggccggggaaggcaacggcaaaccaccccgctataaggcctgccaagaaaacgtcagcgaaagctggcgtccctccaagactcattaatgactcagtgcttgcatgagaggttcctttcctttctttgttttaCTTACAGCTAAACAGGAACTGATTGTATTCTCTCTACTAGACATTCAGCATATTATATTTTGAATATATCTCCAATTATTACCTATGGGAAAATGCCTAAATCCTACATTCATTTATATGCacataaatcccatttatttcaatgaaacTACATAATCCCAGCTGAACCCAGCTCCCACCTCCAATTAAGGACAACTTCCTTGAGCAGACGTGGGCaacattttttactctagaggacTGCATGTAAAGGCAGGCAGTGGGTCAGAGACTGCATACTGGCTTTGGATGTGACCATAGACAGTGGTGGGCAGATCCAAACTGGCAGTGGGCcctccttccccccgccctcctctctctctctcacacacacacagccttccttCCATTCACTatgtctctctctcatgcacacactcactatctctccctctcttatataCACATACATCTCCCCCGTCCTATATTAACAAAGAGACTACCACCCCCACTTCACTTTCCATTACCCTTTTACAGGTTAAGCCAACTGTATCTCCCTTCCCTAGAGAGAGACAACCTGCCTCTCTCTgaaagaagaggaagctgctctagCCTGCTTTTCTTTGTGGTTCCTTGAGTGAGAAGTTACAGAGCGTACTCACCCACTGTATTCCATGTTTTCACTATCACGTTGTGAAAGAAAGCATAGAGTGCAGTGTGTTAGAACACTAAAAGATGGTCTAGCCCTCTGTATTGCAGTTTCTCAAAGATTTGTTTTAGAGTGTcaccacacaggggaaaatcgcattttcttaccgttgcttctccacccgcacTTTTGTCCCCCATAAACAACGTGCACACGGCccattcattgggctgttttgatcacactgcttctcctccacacagcagaagatagcaGGAAGTTCCGTTTCAAAAATAATTCGgttttactgggttttttttgtagtgaggctagaaggggcaggaggtgcatggGTCCAGACAACACTGTGAATAGGACcagcgaaaatccatgagtgcccagtaacaagtgtgcaataaaacactcatctaatgATGCCCAGAGAAACTACAGAGTACCATGGGCTAGTTTGTTCTTTGTATTCTATTTTGGTCActgagcaggaaaggagcaggaaaaAAAGTCATTGTCATCAGCGGTGgctgggaaggaagagaggagttTGGGGAAGGCACTATGAGGCTGCAGGGCCTTGAGGGCCAGTCAAGGGATGCCCACATGAGACTTTCAGGGAAATTACGTCCTTGAGTCCTGCCCTCATTTCAGCTAATTCCAGTATCAAAGGGCCTTTAGTATTACTCAAGGCAGGAAAACAAATCAGGGAAGTAACCTTTTAGGTATCCCAAGAACAGCTCAGAATATGCTTTTACACATCCCCATCCTGCAGTGGAAGAGAAAGGCACCTAAGTTCTGGAGTGTGATCTTTTCACCTACATTAAAGTTACATCTACTCAAACGTTTGGCACACTTAGCTCATTATGTTATCCAAGAGTGAATTATGTATGCATCTCTCATCCAAACATAATTCGCCTCATTATAATGCTATTTTCCTTATATGTCATTTTCATATTTTTTCTCCCTAATAACCTTTGTAAAGGGCACTACACTTACTGccaattttttaaatgaaaattcaATCTTAGAAGGTATCTCATGGGTGTGTATGTTGCTATTACTATGACTGTTATATCACAGAAACGTAATCTAAAGAATTtatatgtaataaaaaaaatactaattAGACACCTCACTGAGACACCTATCTATTCACATTCTCAAATCTGGCATATGATCATGCTAGTAACAACCTGTCGCCTTTAACTACTGGACTATTTGTTACCCTGTGTCCAGTGCCTAAGAGCTTGTTAATTACCCAAACTCTCTTTCTGTAGGTCTTGTTAATTACCCGTCTCCTGTCTCAGAGGACCTTGTTAATAACTTGCACAATCCCTCTAAAGAGGGCCTaacaacacattaaaattaaaGATGCTTTTCTTTTAGCACCTGTCAAGTGCTGTAAATTGAGAAATTTTCACATCAGTGTATTAGCCTACTGTAgtgtagcttaaaaaacaaacatttttaataGAAATGTTGCACACAGAACTAGTTATTTTATGGAGTACTTTTATATTTAAGTTGACATTTGTCCTTAGGTATATTCAGTATACAGGACTGCCATGCCAGATAGCTACATATTAGCCTCTCGAAAGCCACTATAATGAATGGGTGCAATTAAACTAATGAAGGCTATCAAATAGCTTGCAAGAGAAAACTTTCAAACATATGGATTAGGATTAAAAGACACAACATAACCCTATTATCACAAAAGGACAACTGCCTTGTCATTCACAGAGAGCTTGATCACAACTGGTAACTAAAAATTGCCCACAGTCCCAAGCAGCATATGAAAAAACTCCACTGAACATGAATTACCTTGGGGCAATTTTTAGTCATTGATGATGACCAGGTTCTGGATTAGCCTGTGTTAGACCATGGTAGCAGCACGACCTTTTGTAGTAATAGGGTAATTTTTCAAAGTCTATATTCGTGCAGTACCTTTATTAGGCAAACtgtccccaaaatgtgcaagctttcaagatctccagatctcttcatcaggcaagatgttacaaaaaagtAGGGGTGGAGTGAGGTAGGAGGAACAAATGCTGATGATGTTGGAGTCATGATGTGTGCATAGTCAGTCATAAGATAATGTGGTGGTGGAGGGTTTGCAGGCATTCAAATTGGGATGTATCAAGTGATGTGAGGTCTCAGATTTCAGTGCCCCTGGGCCCATGGGGAATAACAAGGCAGCAGTAGAAcctccatttttgaaaaaaataaaatccagctaTTAATTAAGAATTGTCTTCATCTTGGGCAAACCAGACAACTTCCTTGGTTGGTAGAAAACTGAAGTAGAGATAAACTAGGCAGTCTTATTAGTGATAATTAGTTCATGCTATACtaaataaaaaaagtaaatagAAGCCAAATTGCATACCTTTATCTACTACTTGAAAGAGATGAACTCCCAGCTTCAGGAAGTATATAATCCTCTCCCTCTAATGTAGGGTCCGACTGCTGAATGGCTAAATTCTGTCTTCTtcaagttattaaaaaaaaaaaagcaaaaggctTGGCCAAAATAAAATCTCCAAAGGTCATTTTATTCTGTACTGGGTTTTTTCTTTGGTTTAATACTTGTACTACACATTTCTAATGTATTGTATATCACACAGAGAACTCCAGTTAtttggtggtttaaaagtacagcaaataaataaagaaagaaagaaattaaaatggaggtCCTAACTTTTAGATTTTCTTATGGCCATCATGGCTATGGTATTTTTTAGGGTTATGTTGTGTCTTTTAATCCTAATCTTCAAGAAAGGTGTGAACTGAATTCTAATGAGCTATTTGCATTTGTAGAGACTGTGGCTGCCAGAAGTTTGTTTTTGAAGTTTGATATCAAACTTCAAAAACATCAAACATCATAATGAAAAATGTCCTCTATCTCACAGACACTGTTCTAAACTTTTCATAATAGGGGCACACAAAACTCTCTTGCTGATTTTAAAACAGAAGGGGGTACACATGGGACATGTTCCTTTGTTGCTCACAGTATTCTGTAAGTTATAGGTGCAATTAGTTCTTGTATGGAAGGCATACAACTGAGCTTTATTTATCTACGTTTAAATGATACTTTTGAGAATattagaaacaataaaaaaaacatagTACTGGTGaaataaagcaagaaaaaatgttcaaatgctcttgatttcattttttattaaaaagaacagATCCCAAAACatcatatataaatacataacttACCTAGAAGATGGCAGCACACTTGTCGGCTTGAAGCTGGATGTAAAGGGATTACTTGAATCAAAATCAAAACTGTGCTGATGATTTTCTCCAAAAGCACTGGGTGATTTCAAGTCAGTGGAGCCATCTGATCCTCCATTGCTAAGTCTATCTGACCGTTTACTATCTTTTTTCCCAGTCACTCTCTCAAAAAGACTaactttttcctttctctctttcttaacATCTTTTTTTACTTCAACAGGTTTTGAAAACAGACCTATGTTTTGGTCCCATGATACAGGACTTTCTTCAAATGGATTCTTCTGCCTTGGCAATGTGGCAAACTTCTGAGGCAATGAAGCACTCACATTTGTAAAAGGGTCATTTTGTGCTCCAAAAGCTGAGTCACTATCATCAACTGTGCTGTCGAGTTGGTTCACTTTAGTTGTATCTGCACTTAATGTCCGTCTGTGTGGAGATTTTAGATTTCCTGCAAACAATTTTGTCATTAGTAGACAATCAGAGAGATGATATCACAATTGGTGATACACACAAACAGTTTGCATGAGTAACCTGCACTTATTACAATAGATACTAGTTCATTCAAATAgttgttaaattgtttttaaaatatgggaCATGATCCAGTGAATGCTAGGTACTTTCAAGTTTTATTGATAGGAAGAATCTGAGCCCATGCTTAACTCTCCCAACCAAATACCATGCTTATGTTTTCTTGTACATCTATATGTGTTGCAAAGGGCTCTGGAATCTTGCCACAAGTAATTTAAGAAAGTGACACTAACTACTGCACTACATTCATCAGTGTTTATAGGATCTGCTTTGAAACTACAGAAAGATAAGGTCataaaaggatatatatatatatatatatatatatgatcagaAGAGAGCCCAGACGACAATTAGTAGATAAAATTTCAATAGGCCCTCAGGTGTATGCCAACCATGCTCCAATAATAATGGAATGGACAGCTCAGGGATAAGGATCTGCCAACTACAGTATTTCTCAGACCTGGCTATTGCTTAGGAAAAAGTTAAGTACTGAACTTTCCCTAAGCAATTTATCACAATGAGGAGTTTGACCCAAAGGGATCAAGGATGGGGAGATAGGCAGTTTTGGAAGCAGCAGTATACAATTCAACTTCAGTGTGCTATTTATCAGGGAAGGATAAGACCTTATGGTGATTTGGTAAGAACAATGGGACAACTGTTTCATCTTCAGTATTTACAAATAAAAGGTCTGGGTTTTAAAAATAGTGTCATGAAATGTGTCTTTTAAATGGTATTTGACACATTAAAGTCTCAGCAGATGCCAGAGATGCCAGCAGATGCCAGAGATGTGGCTCTAATAGGTTAGACATCATTTGTATTTTGGGGGGTTGTCCCAAGATTGAGAAATCCTGATGATCAATCTTGGTGGAGAGAACATTATGGGTTATGAGCTAACTTGGAGCCAATTAATAGTTTTGTTTGGTTATGTAAAGGAGGTGGTAAATTCAAACGACTATGAAATGTTGATTCATTTATTAACCACAGCAAGTCTGCTTATAAATAAAAAGTGGACTAAGATACCTTCGCCCCACACGCATCAGTTATGAATAGTATTTGAAAGTTTGGGAAAttgtctatattattattattatttattgcatttttataccgcccaatagccaaagctccctgggcggttcacaaaaactaaaacaattcaaagtgtaaaacaaacagtataaaaacatgatataaaatacacattaaaacgaattaaaacataccatacatgattaaaacatcctgaaaacattctaaaatttcactggataggcctgccggaaaagataagtctttattgcttttttaaattcgaaaagactgtcaagttgacaaatctcctccggcaggccattccagtctgggagcagcagaagagaaggtcctctgggtaacagttgttaatctagtttttgctagctgaagtggattcttcccagaggacctgagtgtgcggggcggattgtacgggagaaggcgatcccacaggtagcctggacccaaaccatgtagggctttaaaggtaataaccaacactttgtacttcgcccggaaacttaatcggcagtcagtgaagagattttaaaactggtttaatgtggacacccctaggtgtaccagtgaccagcctggctgcgatattttcgactaattgaagtttccagactaggcacagaggtagccccatgtagagcgcattacagaagtcgagcctcgaagttaccagcgcgtgcatgactgtctttaggtcttccaactctaggaaggggcgcagctggcgtatcagctgaagctgatagtaggcactcctagccgtcgcatctatctgggctgtcatttggagcgacggatccagaagcaccctcaagctgcgaacacagtctttcagggggagtgtaaccccatccagaaccagttgacacacctccgaacctaggttatggcctttgacagcgagcacctccgtcttgtctggattcagcttcagtttgtttttcctcatccagcccattaccgcctccaagcattcattcagaggagacacactatccttagctgacgctgttgtcgaaggcgtagagaaatatatttgggtgtcatcagcatactgatagtaccccgccccatgcctccggatgatctctcccagcggtttcatgtaaatattaaatagcattggggaaaggatggcaccttgcggtacgccgcacagcagctccgtttttgaggagcagctatccccaagcatcaccatctggaacctgcccgagaggtaggactggaaccaccgaaggacagtgcccccgattcccaatcccctcaggcgatccaagaggataccatggtcaatggtatcgaaagccgctgagaggtccaagagtaccagcagggacacactccctctGTCAATACAATAttataaatacaatatttatatggTTAAACTCACTTATTAAGTGAGGGTTAGGGAGGGACAGCAACAAACAGATTAGTCAATTGAAATATACTGGAATGGTAAGGTTCAAGATGTGCTCTATATATTGTTAGGATTAAGGATGGGCAAATGTACCCCAAGCAAATTCATTACTTACTTGGAAATTTGGATGTCTACGTGAATTTGGATGAGAGATCCCCTTTAATATGAGATCTCTTTCTGTGTATATGAGCTTTTGCAGGAGCATACTATCAAAGTGCATCtggggagctgtagtttggaaacaTGTTGTGCAACATGACCTTATGTGGAACCACATTATATGCTCCCTTCctaatttgttgtttttgtgtcctgaatggggggaaatggctagCATACAGTTATAATCCACTGTGCTACACACAAACCCATATCGCATCAGCAGAATGGAACAAGTCATGATCACATCATTGGAAACAGCCAACATTAACAGATTAACAATTTAAAGACACACAGTTCTAAAACATTTTGGTTTTATAAGGCCTTttaacaataaaattattttatctCTGCTAGTTACTTTAAATCGTTTGATGCTgccattaattattttattattgtttttattgtattttattgatgtGAACCACTTTGAAAAAATCTAATTGAAGGACAGTACatatatcttttaaaattaaataaataaacgtgaagCAAAGTTGGTCATAGACATCATATGGCATGAGAGTTAAACTAATTGAAATGGAATTGCTGCTGACATACAGTACTGAACTGCTCCATTTGGCTTGCATAGTAGCTATATCAGTGTACATTGCTCGGTGAGCTTTTGTAACCACACATTCCTTTAGAGTAAAGCGTGCAAAAATATCAGGTTGGGCACAACAAGCAGGTATTTGCTAAAGTTTCTCACATCAAACTCCAACAATTAAGAAAACTCTACTTACCACTTTCATCCATAGAACCAACAGACTCAAGCTGACGTCTGAAGAGGAATGTGTTGCCAACTGTGCCGGATTTAATTTTTTCTGAAGTCACCTGAGGCCCAATTAAATCAGACATTGAATGAGCTGAAGACAGTCGCTGAGGTcccaaaagaaaaggcttttttgGTTTCGATTTTTCAATGAAAGAACTTACAGTGTTCATTTCTGGCATATGAGTACTTGGTATGATTGCAGAGGATGTATCCAAAAATGTCCCATCAGTCTTGCGACCCTTCATTTTGTCCTTTAGTTTAGCAAAAGGAGATTTAGTTCTGTCCTTCATTGAGAGGTCAAACATACTTGCTGTCATGTTGTTTCTCATAAACTGAATATTGACTTTTATTTCTCCTCTGTCTTTAGTTCTTTTCCCTTGTTTGGACTCTAGACTAAACcaccttaaaaagaaaatatagcaCACTATAAATTATGAAGCATTTTATAAAAAATCCTAGCAATTTAATCTATATCTTAGTTTATCAGCATTTAATCCTACTAGAAAAAATGTAAAACTATTGAGAGTGTATCAGTCAAGGAAGATAATAATCTACATATCAATGATTTGGGATATTGTCTTCAATAGATGTATCATAACATAATATCACTGTTTTGGACAGGTGGATAGAGCAGAAATTTGGCGCTATCAGTTTTTTTTGGCTTTCATTTCTATTATAACTTctcaattttcttttttattgggaccccccacccccagaactcaGTTCCTGGACTGTGTATTTTCTACTTTTGGTCTCCATTATCATTGTTGTACTGATGAAATCTGGGTCTATCTTTctgttccctccccctgcccctatgtttttatcattgtttccAGTTGTCTTATAGCTATTATGTTTAAATACCATATTAACTAAAATTTAATATGGAGAAAACATAACTTGTTGTATTCACACTAAACCTTCAGttaccttctctctctttcttccccctatTCTCTATAAGTAGCACCACTCATGGAGCATAGATCTATCGATGTTTATTAGCCATGATATCGAATAGAacttccaggttcagaggcaacaACTGGAAAATAAGTGGCAATGGCTATTGGTTTGATCTTACAGGAAGCATCTTGCTGACCATCTGTGGCAGACAGGAGGCTCAACAAAATGCATCTATGGGTTGATGCAGATCAGCAGGGTTTTTCTTAATCATTCATTCTTCAATTTTATCAAGTAAATAGTTTGGGCATTATCCTTGTTCATTCTCTCCTCTTGCCCCCAAGTTCTCATTATTTTTCTAGCTAAGGTTTGCTGGTTATCTCTCCACAATATTTCTGGTATTTGTTCTTAATCTAATACTGAAAGATTTCTACTAAAATCCTCATTATATTTtgtttattatgttttgattATTTGTCTTCCTATTACAGCTTAAACCTGTTATCCCTGTTCTCAATTCTTTTGCttgctgcatttttctttctcaatgctctaaaccagtggttcccaattggtggtctgcgtaacccacccagggtgtccgtggcaccattcacatattagctctgcaaggtccgcattttaataaaaggccTCATTTCACATAAATGtccggggtgggggcagcaaaaaaaaaagttgcctaaTGAGTGACAGACCCTCCAAAGTGCTGTTTGGGCCCCGGTGGAGAGGATGGCACTACGGCACGGGCAAAATcactcagcaagagcagcagagGTTTCTGCCGCTCCTGCCAAGTGGTTCATTTGCTGATGCctgcaacccatgatgggttggcagTGCAAGATTCAGACAACAAACCAACCCAATGTGGGTATGACAATCCCTAAAACAAGACATGGTTTGTTAAGAGTGGTTTGTTGcccacaaacaaaccacaaattTGAGGGTATCAGTCTAGGTTTGCACG
Protein-coding regions in this window:
- the RAB11FIP2 gene encoding rab11 family-interacting protein 2 isoform X2 — its product is MLAEQAQKWFPTHVQVTVLQAKDLKPKGKSGTNDTYTIIQLGKEKYSTSVAEKTLDPIWKEEASFELPGLLMEGNSEKYILHLIVMHRSLVGLDKFLGQVAINLNDIFEDKLRRKTEWFSLESKQGKRTKDRGEIKVNIQFMRNNMTASMFDLSMKDRTKSPFAKLKDKMKGRKTDGTFLDTSSAIIPSTHMPEMNTVTSEKIKSGTVGNTFLFRRQLESVGSMDESGNLKSPHRRTLSADTTKVNQLDSTVDDSDSAFGAQNDPFTNVSASLPQKFATLPRQKNPFEESPVSWDQNIGLFSKPVEVKKDVKKERKEKVSLFERVTGKKDSKRSDRLSNGGSDGSTDLKSPSAFGENHQHSFDFDSSNPFTSSFKPTSVLPSSSLNVNTGNIEDLRKTMDGNPFDVAAGYRNLTYEEVLQELVKHKEQLKKKDTHIRELEDYIDNLLVRVMEETPSILRVPYEPSRRAGKFSKS
- the RAB11FIP2 gene encoding rab11 family-interacting protein 2 isoform X1, with the protein product MLAEQAQKWFPTHVQVTVLQAKDLKPKGKSGTNDTYTIIQLGKEKYSTSVAEKTLDPIWKEEASFELPGLLMEGNSEKYILHLIVMHRSLVGLDKFLGQVAINLNDIFEDKLRRKTEWFSLESKQGKRTKDRGEIKVNIQFMRNNMTASMFDLSMKDRTKSPFAKLKDKMKGRKTDGTFLDTSSAIIPSTHMPEMNTVSSFIEKSKPKKPFLLGPQRLSSAHSMSDLIGPQVTSEKIKSGTVGNTFLFRRQLESVGSMDESGNLKSPHRRTLSADTTKVNQLDSTVDDSDSAFGAQNDPFTNVSASLPQKFATLPRQKNPFEESPVSWDQNIGLFSKPVEVKKDVKKERKEKVSLFERVTGKKDSKRSDRLSNGGSDGSTDLKSPSAFGENHQHSFDFDSSNPFTSSFKPTSVLPSSSLNVNTGNIEDLRKTMDGNPFDVAAGYRNLTYEEVLQELVKHKEQLKKKDTHIRELEDYIDNLLVRVMEETPSILRVPYEPSRRAGKFSKS